From a region of the Mycobacterium sp. SMC-8 genome:
- a CDS encoding class I adenylate-forming enzyme family protein, with amino-acid sequence MEALTVPALLVAAARTCGERPYVVTPTERLTYADADRRSAALARWLLGQGVGKGTRVGLFFPNSAEWVLWWLAVSRVGAVAVPLSTMYRPVELAKVLRLSDAAMLIAPTRVLDFDVADRLQEALPGLSGAHGPRIMLPEAPFLRRIVLTGDSDLGWATALDGAGSVSSEILTAAETAVSPADLAIMVHTSGSTADPKGVLHTHGTLVRQTSTWPAAIRAITGSEADPVILSAMPFFWIGGVLAVTGALHEPVTLLVLPRLDAGAALDLAENERATGLVGWPAFTQQLRQHPTFAGRDLSSAPMLREGPLDIAMTDVPDGFPVHRTMSETAGGFGYTDIKIVDETGTPVPDGDVGELLVRGIGVMAGYNKRERHETFDADGWYHTGDRVYRRSDDPRLFYVGRTSELIKTAGANVSPLEVEAVIESFHDVAQCVVVGTAHPERGEEVCAVLVPARGEVDVESVARRARDALSSYKVPTRWLTATDNQLPILPSGKLNRRALGSWFVSSAAAEAL; translated from the coding sequence GTGGAAGCTCTCACCGTTCCGGCCCTCCTGGTGGCTGCGGCGCGCACCTGCGGCGAACGCCCGTATGTGGTGACCCCGACCGAACGACTCACCTATGCCGACGCGGACCGGCGTTCGGCTGCGTTGGCGCGCTGGCTGCTCGGTCAGGGCGTGGGCAAGGGCACCCGGGTCGGCCTGTTCTTTCCCAACAGCGCCGAGTGGGTCCTCTGGTGGCTGGCGGTGTCACGCGTGGGTGCCGTTGCAGTCCCGCTGAGCACGATGTATCGGCCCGTCGAGCTGGCGAAGGTGCTGCGGCTGTCCGACGCCGCGATGCTGATCGCCCCCACCCGGGTTCTCGACTTCGACGTCGCCGACCGGTTGCAGGAGGCGTTACCCGGACTGAGCGGGGCGCACGGCCCCCGAATCATGTTGCCCGAAGCGCCTTTTCTCCGGCGCATCGTGCTCACCGGAGACAGCGACCTCGGGTGGGCGACAGCGTTGGACGGTGCCGGCTCCGTGTCGTCGGAGATCCTGACGGCCGCCGAGACCGCGGTGTCCCCCGCCGACCTCGCGATCATGGTGCACACCTCCGGGTCGACAGCAGATCCCAAAGGCGTCCTACACACTCACGGCACGCTGGTGCGTCAGACCTCCACCTGGCCCGCGGCGATCCGCGCGATCACGGGATCGGAGGCCGACCCGGTGATCCTGTCGGCGATGCCGTTCTTCTGGATCGGCGGGGTGCTCGCCGTGACCGGTGCGCTGCACGAACCGGTCACGCTACTGGTGCTGCCGAGGCTCGATGCCGGCGCCGCGCTCGACCTCGCGGAGAACGAACGGGCCACCGGCCTCGTCGGTTGGCCCGCGTTCACCCAGCAGCTGCGTCAACACCCCACTTTCGCGGGGCGGGACCTCAGTTCGGCCCCGATGCTGCGTGAGGGCCCGCTCGACATCGCGATGACCGATGTCCCGGATGGATTCCCGGTGCACCGCACCATGTCCGAGACCGCGGGCGGATTCGGCTACACCGACATCAAGATCGTCGACGAGACCGGAACACCGGTTCCCGACGGTGATGTCGGTGAACTCCTCGTCCGGGGCATCGGGGTGATGGCGGGATACAACAAGCGCGAACGCCATGAGACGTTCGACGCCGACGGCTGGTACCACACCGGCGACCGCGTCTACCGCCGGTCTGACGATCCCCGGCTGTTCTACGTCGGCCGCACCAGCGAACTGATCAAGACTGCCGGGGCCAACGTTTCACCGCTGGAGGTGGAAGCGGTCATCGAGAGCTTCCACGACGTGGCGCAGTGTGTGGTCGTCGGCACCGCTCATCCCGAGCGTGGTGAAGAGGTCTGCGCGGTGCTGGTACCCGCGCGGGGCGAGGTGGACGTGGAGTCGGTCGCGCGACGCGCGCGGGATGCCCTGTCGTCCTACAAGGTTCCCACCCGCTGGCTCACCGCCACCGACAACCAGTTACCGATCCTGCCCAGCGGCAAGCTGAATCGGCGTGCACTCGGCTCTTGGTTTGTCAGTTCTGCCGCGGCAGAAGCTCTTTGA
- a CDS encoding DinB family protein, with amino-acid sequence MNSDERAQLEGWLDFQRHTLLLKCEGPAEAQLRTASVPPSPLTLQGLVQHMAEVERNWFRRILGGETAPPIYAAGAGTDGHDGGFELRDAVSFADATATWRAEVAAAQAICAARRLDDTAPFMGTDVSLRWVYLHMIGEYARHIGHADLIRERIDGVTGV; translated from the coding sequence ATGAACAGCGACGAGCGCGCGCAACTGGAGGGCTGGCTGGACTTCCAGCGGCACACGCTGCTGCTGAAATGCGAAGGGCCGGCCGAGGCGCAGTTGCGCACCGCGTCGGTGCCGCCGTCGCCGCTGACGCTGCAGGGTCTGGTCCAGCACATGGCCGAGGTGGAGCGCAACTGGTTCCGCCGCATCCTGGGCGGTGAGACGGCGCCGCCGATCTACGCCGCCGGGGCCGGCACCGACGGCCACGACGGGGGGTTCGAGCTTCGCGACGCGGTGTCGTTCGCGGATGCGACCGCAACGTGGCGTGCCGAGGTCGCGGCGGCTCAAGCCATCTGCGCGGCCCGGCGCCTGGATGACACCGCTCCGTTCATGGGCACCGACGTATCGCTGCGCTGGGTCTATCTGCACATGATCGGGGAGTACGCGCGCCACATCGGGCACGCCGACCTCATCCGTGAACGGATCGACGGTGTGACGGGCGTCTGA